One genomic window of Metopolophium dirhodum isolate CAU chromosome 4, ASM1992520v1, whole genome shotgun sequence includes the following:
- the LOC132943123 gene encoding uncharacterized protein MAL13P1.304-like, whose amino-acid sequence MPYKNNKAEKKILNCICEVNIDGKMALVSLYDDLPHFEYDLTIDNLKNSVIKLRSLVQELKQRIKKLENENTNFQTVNNVLSKNITSLYKTASIEIQRKDKMIDDLRKSQVVPSTSKMFSSTNNFQIEKTKVNTLSDSKKNIEQIENTIEKPKVLNPNNNDNITTIVIKPNHNIPKTIYYKRMCQKLVQQNDTIDSKKQMSQQIENTNTDDKITQDKNEELNKDENALKEMSTSLIHNESKDIINSTLVICESDITPSDCELDTTPVIHSDNQEKDKENVSIESFFSKLKQPAKFKKKLIISPATIGVQNTLNENFKGAKKINSLDSTTQCEITNSPEKQIIKSLNKDTLTTYSRNNFPEFDIKTEDKPFTTDILHNQQLFTPESNSQIQSINIKFEQFPIRRKKKVIEKDNNTLELINMKKSSQKTITCLSSSIDNEFNKSIENDKCLSVNNERKYSSPSQQKNNQSKCNLDTLKCTDNITESIYLNNSCRSPSKNISIETSPTNKTVLSSINNIEVKQVPITRTTNAIQRDNNNLNKSNKVAHSSCIKDNKNKYDSKMDSKKLSMDTLHNQKLCTYDNKKQTSSVNIEVEQVPFIRKTKVLENDNNTLNRFKKVTQESCVKDHKNKYSSKKNDKQLSTDILCNQKLSTCEKINQNKVPSINIEVEQFPIRRRKTVIEKDNNSIALSNVRKRSCVPYKTSSIDNEFHKSTENVKLLSMNNDREPLSPSQQKINQSTCNLDTVKCANSITKSEQLNNSCKKFSKNTSIETSPTNKTVIPSINIEVEQGSIFRHSNARKVIMRSTSDDKQETKNGRHVQLITIKDHYSKPMSSFNGAKKIEIDVSKKLFLTEKVVESSSHFYVPQVKKRRAMNFSSSDS is encoded by the exons ATgccatataaaaataacaaggcagaaaaaaaaatactcaattgCATTTGTGAAGTCAATATTGATGGAAAAATGGCTTTAGTATCTTTGTATGATGATCTTCCTCATTTTGAGTACGACCTCACAATtgataat ttgaagAATTCAGTTATAAAACTGAGATCATTGGTTCAAGAACTGAAACAACgtattaaaaaattggaaaatgaaaatactaATTTCCAAACTGTTAATAATGTATtgtctaaaaatattacatcacTATATAAAACTGCTAGCATTGAAATCCAAAGGAAAGATAAAATGATCGATGACCTCCGAAAAag TCAAGTTGTACCATCCAcatcaaaaatgttttcttctactaataattttcaaatagaaaaaaCAAAAGTCAATACATTGTCTGATAGCAAGAAAAATATAGAGCAAATTGAGAATACTATAGAAAAACCCAAAGTACTAAAcccaaataataatgataatattacgaCCATTGTCATCAAGCCAAATCATAATATtcctaaaacaatttattataaaagaatgtgtcaaaaattagttcaacaaAATGATACCATTGATTCCAAAAAACAGATGTCACAACAGatagaaaatacaaatactGATGATAAGATAACACAAGATAAAAATGAAGAACTTAATAAAGATGAAAATGCATTAAAAGAAATGTCAACTTCCCTTATTCATAATGAATctaaagatattattaattctacGCTAGTAATTTGTGAATCAGATATAACACCAAGTGACTGTGAACTTGATACTACCCCAGTTATTCATAGTGACAATCAGGAGAAAGATAAAGAAAATGTTTCCatagaatcatttttttcaaaactaaaacaaccagctaaatttaaaaaaaaattaatcataagtCCAGCTACTATTGGTGTTCAAAATACACTTAACGAAAATTTCAAAGgtgctaaaaaaataaacagtttagATTCAACAACACAATGTGAGATTACTAATTCAccagaaaaacaaataataaaatctttaaataaagACACTCTGACAACATATAGTAGAAATAATTTTCCAGAGTTTGATATAAAAACAGAGGATAAACCTTTTACAACAGACATACTTCATAACCAACAATTATTCACTCCTGAAAGTAATAGTCAAAtacaatctataaatattaaatttgaacaattccctattagaagaaaaaaaaaagttatagaaAAGGATAATAATACTCtggaattaattaatatgaaaaaaagttcACAGAAAACTATAACTTGTTTGAGTTCTTCAATCGACAATGAATTTAACAAGTCAATAGAGAATGATAAATGTTTGTCTGTGaataatgaaagaaaatattcaaGTCCatctcaacaaaaaaataatcaatcaaAATGCAATTTAGATACGCTTAAGTGTACAGATAATATAACAGAatctatatacttaaataattcttGTAGAAGTCCCtccaaaaatatatctattgaaACAAGTCCCACtaataaaactgttttatcATCTATCAACAATATTGAAGTTAAACAAGTTCCTATTACCAGAACAACTAATGCAATACAAagggataataataatttaaacaaatctaATAAAGTTGCCCACTCATCATgtattaaagataataaaaataagtatgactcaaaaatggacagtaaaaaaCTTTCTATGGATACACTTCATAACCAAAAATTATGTACTTATgacaacaaaaaacaaacatcGTCTGTCAATATTGAAGTTGAACAAGTTccatttataagaaaaacaaaagtattagaaaatgataataatactttaaacaGATTTAAGAAAGTTACTCAGGAATCATGTGTTAAAGatcataaaaataagtatagctCAAAAAAGAATGATAAACAACTATCAACAGACATACTTTGTAACCAAAAATTATCCActtgtgaaaaaataaatcaaaataaagtGCCATCTATAAACATTGAAGTTGAACAATTCCCTATTAGAAGAAGAAAAACAGTAAtagaaaaagataataatagtattgctCTAAGCAATGTGAGAAAACGTTCATGTGTTCCATATAAGACTTCTTCAATCGATAATGAATTTCACAAGTCAACTGAGAATGTTAAATTGTTGTCTATGAATAATGATAGAGAACCATTGAGTCCATCTCAACAAAAGATCAATCAATCGACATGCAATTTAGATACCGTTAAGTGTGCAAATAGTATAACAAAATCTGAACAGTTAAATAATTCTTGTAAAAAATTCTCCAAAAATACATCCATTGAAACAAGTCCCACTAATAAAACTGTGATACCGTCTATCAATATTGAAGTTGAACAAGGGTCCATTTTTAGACATTCTAATGCAAGAAAAGTAATAATGCGATCAACTTCTGATGATAAACAAGAAACAAAGAATGGAAGACACGTTCagttaataactataaaagatCATTATTCAAAACCAATGTCTAGTTTTAATGGtgctaaaaaaatagaaatcgatgttagcaaaaaattatttcttacaGAAAAAGTAGTAGAAAGTAGTAGTCACTTTTATGTACCACAAGTGAAAAAAAGAAGAGCTATGAATTTCAGCAGTTCTGATTCATAA
- the LOC132943478 gene encoding putative hydroxypyruvate isomerase, with the protein MNLKFCANLSFMYQETNCLLERYSLAAKSGFTSVECAFPYSDTLEKVVQAKKNANVQQILINAPRGEAHELGFAAIPSMEDSFRSSIDLAVSYANALNCSKIHVMAGIVVQPTKVNHEAYENNLTYAAQIFETKGIMGLIEPINKYSAPGYYLNTYERAIDVLNKINSPNLKLQLDIFHLQQIKGDLTNNIKSLLPHVGHIQLAQVPARNEPSTSGEIDYNYIFQLLEELNYSEWIGLEYNPKGDTDKGLSWLRDIKRTVTF; encoded by the coding sequence ATGAATTTGAAATTCTGTGCCAATCTATCATTCATGTACCAAGAAACAAATTGTCTTTTGGAGAGATACAGTTTGGCGGCTAAATCGGGATTTACATCTGTTGAATGCGCATTTCCATACTCGGATACTTTGGAAAAAGTAGTGCaagcaaaaaaaaatgccaATGTACAACAAATTTTGATAAACGCACCTAGAGGCGAAGCCCATGAACTAGGTTTTGCAGCGATTCCAAGTATGGAGGATAGTTTTCGTTCATCTATTGACTTGGCTGTATCTTATGCAAATGCGCTGAACTGTTCCAAGATTCATGTTATGGCAGGCATAGTTGTTCAACCAACAAAAGTCAATCATGAggcttatgaaaataatttaacttatgcTGCACAAATCTTTGAAACTAAAGGCATTATGGGTTTAATTGAgccaattaataaatattctgCTCCagggtattatttaaatacatatgaaCGAGCAATTGATGTtctgaacaaaataaatagccCTAATTTGAAGCTACAGTTAGATATATTCCATTTACAACAGATCAAAGGAGACCTAACAAATAACATTAAGAGTTTGTTACCTCATGTAGGACATATTCAATTAGCTCAAGTTCCTGCACGTAACGAACCGAGTACATCAGGtgaaatagattataattatatttttcaactattagAAGAACTTAACTACAGTGAATGGATTGGTTTAGAATATAACCCTAAAGGTGATACGGACAAAGGATTATCGTGGCTAAGGGATATAAAAAGAACAGTAACATTTTGa
- the LOC132943477 gene encoding transmembrane protein 209 gives MRTPPEFQSKKSFNKDLVKDAIQLTITVNRMKQHFIWGTVNVLVLSMLTYDLLALPYSWYTPWWRFVESVSSIVVLLSLLYHVLSLTKLWITTSTLHLAPEHFQTLGLSNSYIKVKSPDTSSSVLTPPATTSTPINWISNKWNNQQFHVSPDNFGPEKQNRSATKYMTSTNDETIEDISALEQYLKDYDNKNSFSFTERDSEQRSMSLWERSGCSNTSISSMLQNSIYQVASSPEQSKSELNDSTSTVAMASEVWRKFKVDNNKVERWSVSLRTWISQTIISRLVKEIENVDQALYNQGFVDVSIGNVGLERLKKTAHTIQVAQTIPSLLYIIPYFEVSQNQEYVVQRIRELAKGSCLTEYRWNSGGTFKGKEWNSELPSDAVLVMHLLATYLDSQLSPLTRLKGKNPFSVQHLIKYPEKLKSDNKQVVIFQQSNIPPHYSLKIGKETHNFPKGRNNFFYTVLLFLHHIKTTENGLLESVNLGKTGVNMLWIIE, from the exons ATGAG gaCTCCACCAGAATTCCaatcaaaaaaatcattcaataaAGATTTAGTGAAAGACGCCATTCAGTTAACGATTACTGTTAATCGAATGAAGCAACATTTTATTTGGGGTACTGTAAATGTCCTAGTATTGTCTATGCTGACTTATGATtt ATTGGCCTTGCCATATTCTTGGTATACTCCGTGGTGGAGATTTGTTGAATCAGTATCATCAATAGTTGTATTGTTAAGTCTTTTATATCATGTATTGTCCCTTACAAAATTATGGATAACCACTAGTACCTTACACTTAGCACCGGAACACTTCCAGACACTTGGCTTATCCAact cttatataaaagtaaaatcacCAGATACTTCATCAAGTGTATTAACGCCTCCTGCAACCACAAGTACACCAATTAACTGGATATCGAACAAATGGAACAACCAACAGTTCCACGTTTCACCtg acaacTTTGGACCAGAGAAACAAAATAGAAGTGCAACTAAGTATATGACTAGTACGAATGATGAAACTATAGAAGATATATCTGCCTTAGAACAATACCTTAAAGACTATGACAATAAAAATAGCTTTTCTTTCactg AACGCGATTCTGAACAACGAAGCATGTCTTTGTGGGAACGTTCCGGTTGCTCGAACACATCTATTTCCTCAATGCTTCAAAATTCTATATACCAAGTAGCATCATCAC ctgAACAATCAAAATCTGAACTTAATGATAGTACTTCTACTGTAGCTATGGCTTCAGAAGTATGGCGTAAATTTAAAGTCGACAATAATAAAGTTGAAAGATGGTCAGTTAGTTTGAGAACC TGGATTTCACAAACAATTATTTCTCGATTGGTgaaagaaattgaaaatgttgatcaAGCTTTATACAACCAAGGATTTGTAGATGTATCAATAGGAAATGTTGGTTTAGAAAGactaaaaaaaactgcacataCAATACAGGTCGCTCAAACTATACCTagtttactgtatattattccATATTTCGAAGTATCTCAAAATCAAGAATATGTAGTTCAACGTATAAGAG AACTGGCTAAAGGTTCTTGTTTAACCGAGTATCGATGGAATTCTGGTGGAACATTTAAAGGAAAAGAATGGAATAGTGAATTACCATCTGACGCAGTT ttagTAATGCATTTACTAGCTACATACTTAGATTCTCAGTTATCTCCATTAACACGTCTTAAGGGAAAAAACCCATTTTCTGTTCAACATCTGataaaatatccagaaaaaTTGAAATCTGATAACAAGCAAGTAGTCATTTTTCAACAATCAAATATTCCTCCTCATTACAGTTTAAAAATTGGTAAAGAAACACACAACTTTCCAAAG ggtcgtaataattttttttatacagttttattgTTCCTGCATCACATCAAAACGACTGAAAATGGTTTGTTGGAGAGTGTCAACCTTGGAAAGACTGGAGTAAATATGCTCTGGattatagaataa
- the LOC132943124 gene encoding enolase-phosphatase E1, which yields MPVNENVILLDIEGTITSISFVKDTLFPYVTKVLEDYIEKYWDDESFQQDLELLRAQAVIDSNVEGFVPISTGDNAKKSVINNVLWQMTNDKKTTALKQLQGHIWKDGYESGLLRGHLYEDVLPVLNKLTDFGKKIYTYSSGSTKAQEYLFQYSMYGDVSGIFLKYFDTKMGPKGSETSYTNIANEINVSCSDILFLTDVVIEAEAAVKAGCNSFLLVRPGNAPLDPEKSSKFRIIKTLDELL from the coding sequence aTGCCGGTGAACGAGAATGTAATTCTTCTTGACATTGAAGGAACAATTACATCAATTAGCTTTGTTAAAGATACATTATTTCCGTATGTCACTAAAGTCTTAGAGGATTACATAGAAAAATACTGGGACGATGAGAGTTTTCAACAAGATTTAGAATTATTACGCGCACAAGCAGTTATTGATTCTAATGTTGAAGGCTTTGTACCAATATCTACAGGCGACAATGCAAAGAAATCGGTcatcaataatgtattatggCAGATGACCAACGATAAGAAAACTACTGCTTTGAAGCAATTACAAGGTCACATATGGAAAGATGGATATGAAAGTGGTCTTCTAAGAGGTCATTTATATGAAGATGTATTACcagttttaaataaactaactGACTTTGGTAAAAAGATATACACTTACTCTTCTGGGAGTACAAAAGCTCAAGAGTACTTATTTCAATATTCCATGTACGGAGATGTGTCTggtatatttctaaaatattttgacactaaAATGGGTCCAAAAGGTTCAGAAACTAGTTATACAAATATTGCTAATGAGATAAATGTAAGCTGTAgtgatattttattcttaactGATGTAGTAATTGAAGCAGAAGCAGCTGTAAAGGCCGGTTGTAATTCATTTCTTTTGGTAAGACCTGGCAACGCGCCTCTGGATCCTGAGAAAAGTTCAAAGTTTAGAATTATAAAGACACTAGATGAATTATTATGA